In Oncorhynchus tshawytscha isolate Ot180627B linkage group LG23, Otsh_v2.0, whole genome shotgun sequence, the following proteins share a genomic window:
- the LOC112236446 gene encoding trophoblast glycoprotein-like, with product MHNLVILVLFGALLCAPHQCLECPSGCQCFAGTRTVKCVSKDLRSIPQDIPGYTRNVIITGHNIFKIGSETFQELKNVTTIILSNNGITEVASHSFSTLSYLRSLDMSCNHLTLIHPEALNIPGSPLKELNLSRSLYNYTSLTDLTTALRWGGLGGLLSLDLSGNRLVFLPPGMFSHLPSLQHLFLGNNSLASVYNGTFFGLRRLKLLDLTRNSFRAFQGDALGELERLGQAPRILLSHNPYVCTCEIQDFAVWLKNSQAQVGDAEALTCASPWEFQDRPLRALGVQVVGCHATSPPLVGIRDEVGDLSLQTSYVLLGLVLGFVGMVFLFVLYLNRQGIKKWVAETRDACHEVLEGYHHRYEIDTDPRREYLSKDVRVEEKPPTNGSFGQAHSDNRLSQLPTDTCLVQIPSDTQLKPGSISVDL from the exons ATGCATAATTTGGTAATCCTTGTACTTTTTGGTGCGCTACTCTGTGCGCCCCACCAGTGCTTGGAGTGCCCATCAGGCTGCCAATGCTTTGCTGGCACGCGCACAGTGAAATGCGTTTCCAAGGACCTTCGCTCCATACCACAAGATATTCCAGGATACACAAGGAATGTGATCATCACAGGACACAATATATTCAAAATTGGATCAGAGACATTTCAAGAACTGAAAAATGTCACCACCATCATTTTGAGCAACAATGG GATCACAGAGGTTGCGTCCCACAGCTTCTCTACCCTTTCCTACCTGCGCTCCCTGGACATGAGCTGCAACCATCTGACTCTCATCCACCCTGAAGCCCTCAACATCCCAGGGAGTCCTCTAAAGGAGCTCAACCTTAGCCGCTCCCTCTATAACTACACCTCACTGACAGATCTCACCACCGCACTGCGCTGGGGAGGCCTAGGAGGGTTGCTCAGCCTAGACCTCTCCGGGAACCGCCTGGTCTTCCTACCCCCAGGGATGTTCTCCCACCTCCCTAGCCTGCAGCACCTCTTCCTTGGTAACAACTCCCTAGCATCGGTCTACAACGGCACCTTCTTTGGCCTGCGCCGCCTGAAGCTGCTTGACTTGACCCGCAACTCTTTCAGGGCGTTCCAAGGTGATGCTCTGGGGGAGCTGGAAAGGTTGGGGCAAGCCCCCCGCATCCTGCTGAGCCACAACCCCTATGTCTGCACATGTGAGATCCAAGACTTTGCTGTGTGGCTTAAGAATTCCCAGGCTCAGGTGGGGGATGCAGAAGCCCTGACCTGCGCCTCACCCTGGGAGTTTCAGGACAGGCCCCTGCGGGCACTCGGGGTCCAAGTTGTCGGATGCCATGCCACTTCACCACCTCTGGTCGGAATCAGAGACGAGGTGGGCGACCTCTCCCTGCAGACCTCCTACGTCCTCCTGGGTCTGGTACTGGGCTTTGTGGGCATGGTCTTCCTCTTTGTGCTCTACCTCAACCGGCAAGGTATTAAAAAGTGGGTGGCGGAGACGCGAGATGCCTGCCATGAAGTGTTGGAGGGGTATCACCACCGCTATGAGATTGACACTGACCCACGCCGGGAATACCTCTCAAAAGACGTCAGAGTCGAAGAGAAGCCACCGACAAACGGTAGTTTTGGACAGGCTCACTCAGATAACCGCTTATCACAGCTACCCACTGACACCTGTTTAGTTCAGATCCCCTCAGACACACAGCTCAAACCAGGCTCCATCTCGGTGGATTTGTGA
- the LOC112236445 gene encoding transmembrane protein 222-like, whose protein sequence is MAQEADEIDIMINYHGGFEKIDRKNSRYPYCVVWTPIPILSWLLPFIGHMGICTSAGVIRDFAGSYLVSEDNMAFGRPTKYWKLDVDKVCGTGSAAWDKAVHDASEEYKCRPHNLCCDNCHSHVALALNLMRYDNRTSWNMVNLCLRSLIHGKHVSCVSFLKTWLPFLMLTGALVTFILTLNLH, encoded by the exons ATGGCGCAGGAGGCGGACGAAATAGATATAATGATTAATTATCACGGGGGTTTCGAAAAAATAGACCGGAAAAACAGCCGTTATCCTTATTGCGTCGTTTGGACTCCTATTCCAATACTGTC GTGGTTGCTCCCCTTCATTGGTCACATGGGGATATGTACTTCTGCAGGCGTGATAAGAGACTTCGCTGGATCGTActtagtgtct GAAGATAATATGGCCTTTGGAAGACCAACAAA GTACTGGAAGCTTGATGTTGATAAGGTGTGTGGCACTGGCTCAGCTGCCTGGGACAAGGCAGTGCATGACGCATCGGAGGAGTACAAATGCAGGCCG CACAACCTCTGCTGTGATAACTGCCACTCCCACGTGGCCCTGGCCCTTAACCTCATGCGCTACGACAACAGAACATCCTGGAACATGGTCAACCTATGCCTGCGGTCCCTTATCCACGGCAAGCATGTCAG CTGTGTGTCGTTCCTCAAGACCTGGCTGCCCTTCCTTATGTTGACTGGAGCCCTCGTCACCTTCATCCTAACGCTCAACCTGCACTGA
- the LOC112236442 gene encoding WD and tetratricopeptide repeats protein 1, which produces MTCCEAMSAVNITRDILHRQIRDKRALGFQRQYHVTDPFISRLGLEAELQGHTGCVNCLEWNEQGDLLASGSDDQHCIIWDPFKHKKLTTMHTGHAANIFSVKFLPHSGDRILVTGAADTKVHVHDVSVKETIHMFSDHTNRVKRIATAPMWPNTFWSAAEDGIIRQYDLRESSKCSEVLIDLTEYCGQLVEAKCLAVNPQNNNYLAVGANGPFVRLYDMRMIHNHRKSASQSTSAGVHTFCDRQKPIPDGAGQYYVAGHLPVKLPDYNNRLRVLVATYVTFSPDGTELLVNMGGEQVYLFDLTFKQKPYTYLLPKKCQLTDVQNGKTTNGVSNGIHLPASRLRFAESRVFSGSGELPLHLERIKQQANDAFARQQWTQAIQFYSLGIHEASHNAMLYGNRAAAYMKRKWDGDHYDALRDCLKALSLNPGHLKAHFRLARCLFELKYVAEALECLDDFKGKFPEQAHSCACDALDKDIKAALFSKMDSAEDKKGNSSIRFHTFSRKESIPEDEVVLRERSYDYKHRYCGHCNTTTDIKEANFFGSKGQYIVSGSDDGSFFIWEKETANLVRILQGDESIVNCLQPHPSYCFLATSGIDPVVRLWNPRPETESESGNGRVVEDMEGAAAANQRRMNADPLEVMLLNMGYRITGLSGRGPEGSDDEDSSDGQVQCRPS; this is translated from the exons ATGACTTGCTGTGAGGCCATGTCTGCTGTGAACATCACCAGAGATATCCTGCACAGGCAGATCAGG GACAAGAGAGCATTGGGCTTCCAAAGGCAGTATCATGTCACAGACCCCTTCATCAGTAGACTTGGACTGGAGGCAGAGTTGCag GGCCACACTGGGTGTGTGAACTGCCTGGAATGGAACGAACAGGGAGA TCTGCTGGCATCGGGCTCAGATGACCAACATTGCATCATCTGGGACCCCTTCAAACACAAGAAGCTCACCACTATGCACACAGGGCATGCAGCAAACATCTTCTCTGTGAAG TTTCTCCCTCACTCAGGTGACCGTATCCTCGTGACGGGTGCAGCGGACACCAAGGTTCACGTGCACGACGTGTCGGTCAAGGAGACCATCCACATGTTCTCCGACCACACCAACCGCGTCAAGCGCATTGCTACGGCCCCCATGTGGCCTAACACCTTCTGGAGTGCTGCGGAGGACGGCATCATCAG GCAATATGACCTGAGGGAGAGCAGTAAGTGTTCAGAAGTGCTCATCGACCTGACGGAATACTGTGGTCAGCTGGTGGAGGCCAAGTGTTTGGCTGTCAATCCGCAAAATAATAACTACCTAGCAGTGGGGGCCAACGGGCCCTTTGTACGCCTCTACGACATGCGCATGATCCACAACCACAG GAAGTCTGCGAGTCAGAGCACATCGGCAGGAGTGCACACATTCTGCGACAGGCAGAAGCCCATCCCAGACGGAGCGGGGCAGTATTAtgtcgcag GGCACCTGCCAGTGAAGCTCCCTGACTACAATAACCGCCTGAGGGTCCTAGTGGCCACCTACGTCACCTTCAGCCCCGACGGCACCGAACTGCTAGTTAACATGGGAGGAGAACAG GTGTATCTATTTGACTTGACGTTCAAACAGAAGCCGTACACCTATCTGCTTCCCAAAAAGTGCCAATTAACAG ATGTTCAGAATGGAAAGACAACCAACGGTGTGTCAAATGGAATTCACTTGCCAGCCAGCCGACTTCGATTCGCAGAAAGCAGAGTTTTCTCTGG TTCTGGCGAGCTGCCTCTTCACTTGGAGCGGATAAAGCAGCAGGCCAACGACGCGTTTGCGCGGCAGCAGTGGACGCAGGCCATCCAGTTCTACAGTCTGGGCATCCACGAGGCCAGCCACAACGCCATGCTGTACGGGAACCGCGCCGCCGCCTACATGAAGCGCAAGTG ggacGGTGACCACTATGATGCGCTGAGGGATTGTCTGAAAGCCCTGTCCCTCAACCCTGGGCACCTGAAGGCCCACTTCCGGTTGGCACGCTGCCTCTTTGAGCTGAAGTATGTGGCCGAGGCTCTGGAGTGCTTGGATGACTTCAAGGGCAAGTTCCCCGAGCAAGCCCACAGCTGCGCCTGCGATGCCCTAGATAAGGATATCAAGGCCGCCCTCTTCTCCAAGATGGACTCTG CTGAGGACAAAAAGGGCAACAGCTCAATCCGCTTCCACACGTTCAGCAGGAAGGAGTCCATCCCGGAAGACGAGGTCGTCTTGAGAGAGCGCAGCTACGACTACAAACACCGCTACTGTGGTCATTGTAACACCACCACAGACATCAAGGAGGCCAACTTCTTTGGCAG TAAAGGCCAGTACATTGTGAGCGGCTCCGACGACGGCTCCTTTTTCATCTGGGAGAAGGAGACTGCTAACCTGGTGCGGATCCTCCAGGGGGACGAGTCCATAGTCAACTGCCTGCAGCCTCACCCCAGTTACTGCTTCCTGGCTACCAGCGGCATCGACCCTGTGGTGCGGCTCTGGAACCCCAGGCCGGAG ACGGAGAGTGAGAGTGGGAACGGGCGCGTGGTGGAGGACATGGAGGGCGCCGCTGCAGCCAACCAGCGGCGTATGAATGCCGACCCCCTGGAGGTCATGCTGCTCAACATGGGTTACCGCATCACGGGCCTCAGCGGCCGCGGGCCAGAGGGCTCGGACGATGAGGACAGCTCAGACGGCCAGGTGCAGTGCCGGCCCAGCTAG